A genomic window from Streptomyces sp. NBC_01429 includes:
- a CDS encoding RNA polymerase sigma factor encodes MLAVRAGEGDEEAFEVLVRRHGPVMLQLATRLLGNRTEAEDAVQDAFVNAWRKLPEFRGESAFRTWMYRIVTNRCLNQLRARRPATDLDSVPEPAAPEYQSSPARAAESHAATRALAVAMAGLSPEQRACWVLRELHGLSYENIAETVGISLQAVRGRVFRARRYLTEAMSAWR; translated from the coding sequence CTGCTGGCCGTACGCGCGGGCGAAGGCGACGAGGAAGCGTTCGAAGTACTGGTGCGCCGGCACGGCCCGGTCATGCTCCAGCTGGCGACGCGCCTGCTCGGCAACCGCACCGAGGCGGAGGACGCCGTGCAGGACGCGTTCGTGAACGCCTGGCGGAAGCTGCCGGAGTTCCGCGGCGAATCGGCCTTCAGAACCTGGATGTACCGGATTGTCACCAACCGGTGCCTCAATCAACTACGCGCGCGCCGTCCGGCCACCGATCTTGACTCGGTACCGGAACCGGCCGCGCCCGAATACCAGTCCTCACCCGCTCGCGCGGCCGAATCCCATGCGGCCACCCGCGCCCTGGCGGTGGCCATGGCGGGGCTCTCGCCGGAGCAACGCGCCTGCTGGGTGCTGCGTGAGCTGCACGGACTGTCGTACGAGAACATCGCGGAGACGGTCGGAATCAGCCTTCAGGCGGTCCGTGGCAGGGTCTTCCGCGCACGCCGCTACCTGACGGAGGCGATGAGCGCATGGCGCTGA
- a CDS encoding Asp23/Gls24 family envelope stress response protein, which translates to MTATQEAPAIKKTVTGQGGGAAGSTTVGAGAVGANEPAATRGRTSIADVVVVKISGMAAREIPGVYDMGGGLSRTLGAVRDRVPGGRPNVGRGVKVEVGERQTAIDLDLVVEYGVAITDVARDVRENVIAAVERITGLEVVEVNVTVNDVHLPEDDDASGATSEGRVE; encoded by the coding sequence ATGACAGCGACCCAGGAAGCTCCCGCGATCAAGAAGACCGTGACCGGGCAGGGTGGCGGCGCCGCGGGTTCCACCACCGTGGGCGCCGGGGCCGTGGGCGCGAACGAGCCGGCCGCGACGCGCGGCAGGACCTCCATCGCGGATGTCGTGGTCGTCAAGATCTCCGGGATGGCCGCACGCGAGATCCCCGGCGTGTACGACATGGGCGGCGGGCTGTCCCGTACTCTCGGCGCCGTGCGCGACCGGGTGCCCGGCGGCCGTCCCAATGTGGGCCGGGGCGTCAAGGTCGAGGTCGGCGAGCGGCAGACCGCCATCGACCTCGATCTGGTGGTGGAGTACGGCGTGGCGATCACCGATGTGGCCCGTGATGTACGGGAGAACGTCATCGCCGCCGTGGAGCGGATCACCGGTCTCGAAGTCGTCGAGGTGAATGTCACGGTCAACGACGTCCACCTTCCCGAGGACGACGACGCGTCGGGCGCCACCTCCGAGGGACGCGTCGAATAA
- a CDS encoding YihY/virulence factor BrkB family protein, with protein sequence MSAEEPGRRGLARIGRAAASRRGRLAGALRRTPLALWHDDATDRAAALTYYAVLAIFPALLVTVCSIGLAGPDASAQLADQVAAIVPAQSQSLVRSSLEEMTQQRSAAWLLASFGTVGAMWSASSYLGVFRRGLHAMHGAVDHRPPWRTAPRIALTALGMLTLLVTSALTLILTGEAADTLGRMLGMGTTVSLVWRMMKWPLLLALAAVLVLMVFRTGPVGTRRLRRSLPGGILAVALWLLTSAGFAVYTSHAGTYNRLYGSLAGVIVFLVWLWVTNLSLLAGAQFNAELARGAAPEPDQDKEEAPVSAPPAAPAPTPASMPAPAAEPQPQRAV encoded by the coding sequence TTGTCCGCCGAGGAACCCGGACGCAGAGGTTTGGCACGGATCGGCAGGGCCGCCGCATCGCGGCGCGGCCGGCTGGCCGGGGCGCTGCGCCGTACACCGCTCGCCCTGTGGCACGACGACGCCACCGACCGGGCCGCCGCGCTCACGTACTACGCGGTGCTGGCGATCTTCCCGGCGCTGCTGGTCACCGTCTGCTCCATCGGCCTGGCCGGCCCCGACGCCAGCGCGCAGCTCGCCGACCAGGTGGCGGCCATCGTTCCGGCGCAGTCGCAGTCGCTGGTCCGCAGCTCGCTGGAGGAGATGACGCAGCAGCGCTCGGCGGCCTGGCTGCTGGCGTCGTTCGGCACCGTGGGCGCGATGTGGTCCGCCTCCAGCTATCTGGGGGTGTTCCGCCGGGGGCTGCACGCCATGCACGGCGCCGTCGACCACCGGCCGCCGTGGCGCACGGCGCCGCGGATCGCCCTGACCGCGCTCGGCATGCTGACGCTGCTGGTGACCAGCGCCCTCACGCTGATCCTGACCGGTGAGGCCGCTGACACCCTGGGGCGGATGCTGGGGATGGGGACCACCGTGTCCCTGGTGTGGCGGATGATGAAGTGGCCGCTGCTGCTGGCGCTGGCGGCGGTTCTGGTGCTGATGGTGTTCCGTACCGGGCCGGTGGGGACGCGGCGGCTGCGGCGGTCGCTGCCGGGCGGGATTCTCGCGGTGGCGCTCTGGCTGCTGACGTCGGCGGGGTTCGCCGTCTACACGTCGCACGCGGGGACGTACAACCGGCTCTACGGCTCGCTGGCGGGTGTCATCGTGTTCCTCGTCTGGCTCTGGGTCACCAATCTCTCCCTGCTGGCCGGTGCGCAGTTCAACGCAGAGCTGGCCAGAGGCGCGGCGCCGGAGCCCGATCAGGACAAGGAGGAGGCTCCCGTGTCCGCTCCCCCCGCCGCCCCCGCGCCGACGCCCGCCTCCATGCCGGCGCCCGCGGCGGAGCCGCAGCCTCAGCGGGCGGTCTGA
- a CDS encoding glycoside hydrolase family 19 protein, which produces MRQRVLALFTAMASALALLMFLPASSASAASCAAGWNASAVYTGGNVASYNGRNWTAKWWTQGEAPGTSDVWADQGGCDGSSPGGGSGGSCDHPAWVAGRSYVTGDIVKYTNGKFYRAEHDNPGYDPVISTWYWSPYSCDGQTEPPAPGGFVVSEGQFNQMFPGRNSFYSYSGLTAALSAYPGFANTGSDTVKRQEAAAFLANVSHETGGLVHIVEQNTANYPHYCDTGQPYGCPAGQAAYYGRGPIQLSWNFNYKAAGDALGIDLLNNPNLVQNDAAVAWKTALWYWNTQTGPGTMTPHNAMVNGRGFGETIRSINGSIECNGGNPGQVQSRINLYQNFVSILGTTPGSNLSC; this is translated from the coding sequence TTGAGACAGCGTGTACTGGCCCTGTTCACCGCGATGGCCTCGGCCCTCGCTCTCCTGATGTTCCTGCCCGCCTCGTCCGCCTCCGCCGCGTCCTGCGCGGCCGGCTGGAACGCCTCGGCCGTCTACACCGGCGGCAACGTCGCCTCGTACAACGGCCGCAACTGGACGGCGAAGTGGTGGACGCAGGGAGAGGCCCCCGGCACCTCCGACGTCTGGGCCGACCAGGGCGGCTGTGACGGGTCCAGCCCCGGCGGCGGCTCCGGCGGCAGCTGTGACCATCCGGCCTGGGTCGCGGGCCGTTCGTACGTCACCGGCGACATCGTCAAGTACACCAACGGAAAGTTCTACCGCGCCGAACACGACAACCCCGGCTACGACCCGGTCATCAGCACCTGGTACTGGAGCCCCTACAGCTGCGACGGGCAGACCGAGCCCCCGGCCCCGGGCGGATTCGTCGTCAGCGAGGGCCAGTTCAACCAGATGTTCCCGGGCCGGAACTCCTTCTACTCCTACAGCGGACTGACCGCCGCGCTGAGCGCCTACCCGGGCTTCGCCAACACCGGCAGCGACACGGTCAAGCGCCAGGAGGCCGCCGCGTTCCTGGCCAATGTCAGCCACGAGACCGGCGGACTGGTCCACATCGTCGAGCAGAACACCGCCAACTACCCGCACTACTGCGACACGGGCCAGCCCTACGGCTGCCCGGCCGGCCAGGCCGCCTACTACGGCCGCGGCCCGATCCAGCTGAGCTGGAACTTCAACTACAAGGCGGCCGGTGACGCACTCGGCATCGACCTGCTGAACAACCCCAACCTCGTCCAGAACGACGCGGCCGTGGCCTGGAAGACCGCCCTCTGGTACTGGAACACGCAGACCGGGCCCGGCACGATGACCCCGCACAACGCCATGGTCAACGGTCGCGGCTTCGGCGAGACCATCCGCTCCATCAACGGCAGCATCGAGTGCAACGGAGGCAACCCCGGACAGGTGCAGAGCCGGATCAACCTCTACCAGAACTTCGTATCGATCCTGGGGACCACGCCCGGATCCAACCTGAGCTGCTGA
- a CDS encoding LacI family DNA-binding transcriptional regulator — translation MRRPVGIKDVAGAAGVSVGTVSNVINRPDSVTEETRRRVLAAIERLGYVRSESARQLRAGRSRILAMLVLDMANPFFVEVASGAERSARAAGLGVMLCNSAESPAEEATYLTMFSEQQVRGVLVTPADMSGRNLDAFRRHGIPFVFVDRIVPSGDGCSVSVDDVNGGALAVRHLLRRGCRDIAYVSGPMHLAQCQNRRDGALLAFAEEGRPPGALRHVEAARLDVVAGRDAGARLLGMATRPDAVFCANDLLALGVLQTLYHAGVRVPEDIALVGYDDIEFASAAAVPLTSVRQPAFQLGGAAADLLIEETAQDAAAHEHRRIVLQPELVVRASTLAGARH, via the coding sequence ATGCGGCGGCCGGTGGGAATCAAGGATGTGGCGGGAGCGGCCGGAGTCTCGGTGGGCACCGTCTCGAACGTGATCAACCGGCCCGACTCCGTCACCGAAGAGACCCGCCGGCGCGTCCTGGCCGCCATCGAACGGCTCGGCTATGTGCGCAGCGAGTCCGCGCGCCAACTGCGCGCGGGCCGCAGCCGCATTCTGGCCATGCTCGTGCTCGACATGGCCAACCCGTTCTTCGTGGAGGTGGCCTCCGGCGCGGAACGCTCCGCGCGCGCCGCCGGGCTCGGGGTGATGCTCTGCAACAGCGCGGAGAGCCCGGCGGAGGAGGCCACCTATCTCACGATGTTCTCCGAGCAGCAGGTACGGGGCGTGCTCGTCACCCCGGCCGACATGAGCGGCCGCAACCTCGACGCGTTCCGCCGGCACGGCATTCCGTTCGTCTTCGTCGACCGGATCGTGCCCAGCGGCGACGGCTGCTCGGTCTCCGTGGACGATGTGAACGGCGGCGCGCTGGCCGTACGCCATCTGCTGCGCCGGGGCTGTCGTGACATCGCGTACGTCAGCGGGCCGATGCACCTGGCGCAGTGCCAGAACCGCCGCGACGGCGCGCTGCTCGCCTTCGCCGAGGAGGGGCGGCCACCCGGCGCGCTCCGGCACGTCGAGGCCGCGCGGCTGGATGTCGTCGCCGGACGGGACGCCGGGGCGCGACTGCTCGGCATGGCGACCCGGCCGGACGCGGTGTTCTGCGCCAACGATCTGCTGGCCCTCGGCGTCCTCCAGACGCTGTACCACGCGGGGGTACGGGTCCCCGAGGACATCGCCCTCGTCGGTTACGACGACATCGAGTTCGCCTCGGCCGCCGCCGTACCGCTGACCTCGGTGCGCCAGCCTGCCTTCCAGCTCGGTGGCGCCGCGGCCGATCTGCTGATCGAGGAGACGGCGCAGGACGCCGCCGCGCACGAACACCGGCGCATCGTGCTCCAGCCCGAACTGGTGGTACGCGCCTCGACGCTGGCGGGGGCGCGCCACTGA
- a CDS encoding L-fucose/L-arabinose isomerase family protein: MNAPEAPAATRTPAVARKPRIGLVAGGLGAYWPQFPDLLPQLRGSAARVTERMRAFDAEVIDVGFISDAEEGAAAAEKLRAAGCDLIVGFLTTYMTATMLVPIAQRSGAPVLLINLQPTPTMDHASFDTGQWLAYCGACPLPEMANAFERVGVPFRSVSGHLEDERAWQRIGRWIRAAGVRSVLRHGRHGLMGHLYPGMYDVSTDLTMVPGQLGGHVEVVEFDDLRVRVEEAKDDDVAAKLDETRQVFELADSVVEEDLRWAARVAVGLDRLVADFDLDSLAYYHRGLKGEVHERLGAGMILGSSLLTSRGVPTCGEYELRTSLAMLIADRLGAGGSFTELQALDFTAGVVEMGHDGPGHLAISARKPLLRGLGVYHGKRGWGVSVEFDVRHGPVTLVGLGQTRDGRYRLIAAQGEVAEGPHLEIGNTTSRVGFGCDPGEWTDAWSASGVGHHWALATGALLPELRALAGLTGLDLVEVTA, from the coding sequence ATGAACGCACCAGAGGCCCCCGCCGCCACCCGTACCCCCGCCGTCGCCAGAAAGCCCAGGATCGGCCTGGTCGCGGGCGGTCTCGGGGCGTACTGGCCCCAGTTCCCCGACCTGCTCCCGCAGCTGCGCGGCTCGGCCGCCCGCGTCACCGAACGCATGCGCGCGTTCGACGCCGAGGTGATCGACGTCGGCTTCATCTCGGACGCCGAGGAGGGCGCGGCGGCGGCCGAGAAACTGCGCGCCGCCGGCTGCGATCTGATCGTCGGCTTCCTCACCACCTATATGACGGCCACGATGCTCGTCCCCATCGCCCAGCGCAGCGGCGCGCCCGTCCTGCTGATCAACCTCCAGCCCACCCCCACCATGGACCACGCGTCCTTCGACACCGGTCAGTGGCTGGCCTACTGCGGCGCCTGCCCGCTGCCCGAGATGGCCAACGCCTTCGAACGCGTCGGCGTGCCCTTCCGCTCGGTCTCCGGCCATCTGGAGGACGAGCGCGCCTGGCAGCGCATCGGCCGCTGGATCCGCGCCGCCGGGGTCCGCTCGGTGCTGCGCCACGGCCGGCACGGACTGATGGGCCATCTCTACCCCGGCATGTACGACGTCTCCACCGACCTCACCATGGTCCCCGGGCAGCTCGGCGGGCATGTGGAGGTCGTCGAGTTCGACGATCTGCGGGTGCGGGTGGAGGAGGCCAAGGACGACGACGTCGCCGCGAAGCTCGACGAGACCCGCCAGGTCTTCGAACTCGCCGACTCCGTGGTCGAGGAAGACCTGCGCTGGGCCGCGCGGGTGGCCGTCGGGCTCGACCGGCTCGTCGCCGACTTCGATCTGGACTCGCTCGCCTACTACCACCGCGGGCTGAAGGGCGAGGTCCACGAGCGGCTCGGCGCCGGGATGATCCTCGGCTCCTCCCTGCTCACCTCGCGCGGTGTCCCGACCTGCGGCGAGTACGAGCTGCGGACCTCGCTGGCCATGCTGATCGCCGACCGGCTCGGCGCCGGCGGCTCCTTCACCGAACTCCAGGCACTGGACTTCACCGCCGGAGTCGTCGAGATGGGCCACGACGGCCCCGGCCATCTCGCCATCAGCGCGCGCAAGCCGCTGCTGCGCGGGCTCGGCGTGTACCACGGCAAGCGCGGCTGGGGCGTCTCCGTCGAGTTCGACGTACGGCACGGCCCTGTCACCCTGGTCGGACTCGGCCAGACCCGCGATGGCCGCTACCGGCTGATCGCGGCGCAGGGCGAGGTGGCCGAGGGACCGCATCTGGAGATCGGCAACACCACCTCCCGCGTCGGCTTCGGCTGCGACCCGGGGGAGTGGACCGACGCGTGGAGCGCCAGCGGGGTCGGCCACCACTGGGCGCTGGCCACCGGCGCGCTCCTGCCGGAACTGCGCGCGCTGGCCGGGCTGACCGGACTCGACCTGGTGGAAGTCACGGCCTGA
- a CDS encoding BNR repeat-containing protein produces MRLRTAATAATVLLTAASLPGATGTALAADPAPAVTRVADTQLDGQAIYFVSYDGLVNNNSFQKNGLLTYKGYQYAAWYTADRTAVIARRALGADSWGTVRLPHQLSTDDSHNVISMGLSRVDGRLHINLDSHSDGFFYVKSAAGLLDNPAGRAWTGDAFGPVQTTLDGLALTSEFTYPQFVATPEGRLQLSYRVGVSGNGRNALAEYDGTKWTALGEWSGSTGTYTSEHGSSTARNMYLHGIDYGADGRLSAFYTWREQSNAVMCGGGGLTNHDTGYVYSSDRGRTWRNQAGTVVGTTGGSDKVTVDDPGTVVDPLNPDHSLMNQESQATDSAGLPQAVISYVPGRFGQCTTNYAADRTANGRAFHLVRNASGDWKKTEIPVPLNSSQRTHLVLDKYDNAYAVMPYGRIVAASKSSGYTDWKTLFDASGLNAFGEVVVDDTRLAQDGVLSYMYQQKSSCTTPSALRVVDFRLPS; encoded by the coding sequence ATGAGACTCAGGACCGCCGCGACCGCGGCCACCGTGCTCCTCACCGCCGCCTCGCTGCCCGGCGCGACGGGTACGGCGCTGGCCGCCGACCCCGCCCCGGCCGTCACCCGGGTGGCCGACACCCAGCTCGACGGCCAGGCCATCTACTTCGTCTCGTACGACGGCCTGGTCAACAACAACTCGTTCCAGAAGAACGGTCTGCTCACCTACAAGGGCTACCAGTACGCCGCCTGGTACACGGCCGACCGCACCGCCGTCATCGCCCGGCGCGCCCTCGGGGCCGACTCCTGGGGGACCGTACGGCTGCCGCACCAGCTCAGCACGGACGACTCCCACAACGTCATCTCCATGGGGCTCTCGCGCGTCGACGGCCGGCTCCACATCAACCTGGACTCGCACAGCGACGGCTTCTTCTATGTGAAGTCGGCCGCCGGGCTGCTCGACAACCCCGCGGGACGCGCCTGGACGGGCGACGCGTTCGGCCCCGTACAGACCACCCTGGACGGGCTCGCGCTCACCTCCGAGTTCACCTATCCGCAGTTCGTCGCCACCCCGGAGGGCCGGCTTCAGCTCAGCTACCGGGTGGGCGTCTCGGGCAACGGCCGCAACGCCCTCGCCGAGTACGACGGCACGAAGTGGACCGCCCTCGGCGAATGGTCCGGCTCCACCGGCACGTACACCAGCGAGCACGGCTCCAGCACCGCCCGCAACATGTACCTGCACGGCATCGACTACGGCGCCGACGGCCGGCTGAGCGCCTTCTACACCTGGCGCGAGCAGTCCAACGCCGTCATGTGCGGCGGCGGCGGCCTCACCAACCACGACACCGGCTACGTCTACAGCAGCGACCGCGGCCGCACCTGGCGCAACCAGGCGGGCACGGTCGTCGGCACCACCGGCGGCTCCGACAAGGTGACGGTCGACGACCCCGGCACCGTCGTCGACCCGCTCAACCCCGACCACTCGCTGATGAACCAGGAGAGCCAGGCCACCGACTCCGCCGGTCTGCCGCAGGCCGTCATCAGCTACGTCCCCGGCCGGTTCGGCCAGTGCACCACGAACTACGCCGCCGACCGGACGGCGAACGGCCGCGCCTTCCATCTCGTCAGGAACGCTTCCGGAGACTGGAAGAAGACGGAGATACCCGTACCGCTCAACTCCAGCCAGCGCACCCATCTCGTCCTCGACAAGTACGACAACGCCTACGCCGTCATGCCGTACGGCCGCATCGTCGCGGCGTCCAAGTCCTCCGGCTACACCGACTGGAAGACGCTGTTCGACGCCAGCGGACTGAACGCCTTCGGCGAGGTCGTGGTGGACGACACCCGTCTCGCGCAGGACGGTGTTCTGTCGTACATGTACCAGCAGAAGTCGAGCTGCACCACGCCCTCGGCGCTGCGCGTCGTCGACTTCCGGCTCCCGTCCTGA
- a CDS encoding L-rhamnose mutarotase, translating to MRRVCFLLKVRQDRITEYRERHAAVWPDMLRALSECGWHNYSLFLRDDGLLVGYLETEDFTAAQEAMAATEVNARWQKDMAPFFEALDGDRPDEAMKPLTEVFHLA from the coding sequence GTGCGACGCGTCTGTTTCCTGCTGAAGGTCCGTCAGGACCGCATCACCGAATACCGCGAGCGGCACGCCGCCGTCTGGCCGGACATGCTCCGGGCCCTGTCGGAGTGCGGCTGGCACAACTACTCGCTCTTCCTGCGCGACGACGGCCTGCTCGTCGGCTATCTGGAGACCGAGGACTTCACGGCGGCCCAGGAGGCCATGGCCGCCACCGAGGTGAACGCCCGGTGGCAGAAGGACATGGCGCCCTTCTTCGAAGCCCTCGACGGCGACCGGCCGGACGAGGCGATGAAACCGCTCACCGAGGTCTTCCACCTCGCCTGA
- the rhaS gene encoding rhamnose ABC transporter substrate-binding protein, which produces MLIRTAARRRAAATAATACALAVALTACSGTTKDSAQKDTGDTGAASAEANPDAALKKGLKLAFLPKQINNPYEKIVDEAGIKAAAEYGGTGKEVGPSDASASSQVSYINTLIQQRQDAILIAANDPNAVCGPLKQAMKKNIKVVAYDSDTAKDCRQLFINQASSEQIGRSLVQHLGEQIGYKGKIAILSATQNATNQNTWIEFMKDELKLPKYKDMELVKVAYGDDADQKSFQQTQGLMQAYPDLKGIISPTTVGIAAAARYLGDSSYKGKVVLNGLGTPNQMRKYVKNDTVEQFSLWNPEELGYLGSYAAAALASGQITGAEGEKFKAGKLGEYTIGKDGEIILGEPTVFDKKNIDKFDF; this is translated from the coding sequence ATGCTGATCCGTACCGCTGCCCGACGCCGTGCAGCCGCCACCGCCGCCACCGCCTGCGCGCTCGCCGTCGCCCTGACCGCGTGTTCCGGCACCACCAAGGACAGCGCCCAGAAGGACACCGGCGACACGGGCGCCGCCTCCGCCGAGGCGAACCCGGACGCGGCGCTGAAGAAGGGCCTCAAGCTCGCCTTCCTGCCCAAGCAGATCAACAACCCGTACGAGAAGATCGTCGACGAGGCCGGCATCAAGGCCGCCGCGGAGTACGGCGGCACCGGCAAGGAGGTCGGCCCCTCCGACGCCAGCGCCTCCTCGCAGGTCTCGTACATCAACACGCTCATCCAGCAGCGCCAGGACGCCATCCTGATCGCGGCCAATGACCCGAACGCGGTGTGCGGCCCGCTCAAGCAGGCCATGAAGAAGAACATCAAGGTCGTCGCGTACGACTCGGACACCGCCAAGGACTGCCGCCAGCTCTTCATCAACCAGGCCAGCTCCGAGCAGATCGGCCGCAGCCTGGTCCAGCACCTCGGCGAGCAGATCGGCTACAAGGGCAAGATCGCCATCCTCTCGGCCACCCAGAACGCCACGAACCAGAACACCTGGATCGAGTTCATGAAGGACGAGCTGAAGCTGCCCAAGTACAAGGACATGGAGCTGGTCAAGGTCGCGTACGGCGACGACGCGGACCAGAAGTCCTTCCAGCAGACCCAGGGCCTCATGCAGGCGTACCCCGACCTCAAGGGCATCATCTCGCCGACCACCGTCGGCATCGCCGCCGCCGCCCGCTACCTGGGCGACTCCTCGTACAAGGGCAAGGTCGTCCTCAACGGTCTGGGCACCCCCAACCAGATGCGCAAGTACGTCAAGAACGACACCGTGGAGCAGTTCTCCCTGTGGAACCCGGAGGAGCTGGGCTACCTCGGCTCGTACGCAGCCGCCGCCCTGGCCTCCGGACAGATCACCGGAGCCGAGGGCGAGAAGTTCAAGGCGGGCAAGCTCGGTGAGTACACCATCGGCAAGGACGGCGAGATCATCCTCGGCGAGCCGACCGTCTTCGACAAGAAGAACATCGACAAGTTCGACTTCTGA
- a CDS encoding ABC transporter permease yields the protein MGMAPDTQTAPRPAAKAPHERGATPGERVKAVGLRWDSAVGALLVAVFVVGLSTTDGFASGENLAFAFNDIAEVALIALPMTLLVVAGQVDLSVASMLGLGSALTGALWNAGWAFELIVPVVLLVGVAGGLLNGWLVTRVGLPSLAVTIGTLALYRGLASVALGSDAVTDFPRTYADWAVDTTTIPGTFITYPIALFIVLAAATAVLLHSTSFGRSLFAIGAQEEAAYFAGIRVKRFKLILFMVTGVFAAFAGIVFTLRYGSARADNGLGFEMLVIASVLLGGVDFDGGKGTLFGAVAGVLLIGVLKNLLTLNDVPNEVQVIVTGLLLVASVLTPRVIATVVERRHRRAADATDATS from the coding sequence ATGGGAATGGCGCCTGACACACAGACCGCGCCGCGGCCAGCGGCGAAGGCGCCGCACGAGCGCGGCGCGACACCCGGCGAACGCGTCAAGGCCGTCGGACTGCGCTGGGACTCGGCGGTCGGCGCCCTGCTGGTGGCGGTCTTCGTCGTCGGACTCTCCACCACCGACGGCTTCGCCTCCGGCGAGAACCTCGCCTTCGCCTTCAACGACATCGCCGAAGTCGCCCTCATCGCCCTGCCGATGACCCTGCTGGTGGTGGCCGGACAGGTCGACCTCTCCGTCGCCTCCATGCTGGGCCTGGGCAGCGCGCTGACCGGCGCCCTGTGGAACGCCGGCTGGGCCTTCGAGCTGATCGTCCCGGTGGTACTGCTCGTCGGGGTCGCGGGCGGGCTGCTCAACGGCTGGCTGGTCACCAGGGTGGGCCTGCCCTCGCTCGCCGTCACCATCGGCACGCTCGCCCTCTACCGGGGCCTCGCCTCGGTCGCGCTCGGCAGCGACGCCGTCACCGACTTCCCCCGTACGTACGCGGACTGGGCCGTGGACACCACCACCATCCCCGGCACCTTCATCACCTATCCCATCGCGCTGTTCATCGTCCTGGCCGCCGCCACGGCCGTCCTGCTGCACTCCACCTCCTTCGGCAGGTCCCTGTTCGCCATCGGCGCGCAGGAGGAGGCCGCCTACTTCGCCGGGATCAGGGTCAAGCGCTTCAAGCTGATCCTCTTCATGGTCACCGGGGTGTTCGCCGCCTTCGCCGGGATCGTCTTCACCCTCCGGTACGGCAGCGCCCGCGCCGACAACGGCCTCGGCTTCGAAATGCTCGTCATCGCCTCCGTCCTGCTCGGCGGCGTGGACTTCGACGGCGGCAAGGGCACACTCTTCGGCGCTGTCGCCGGTGTGCTGCTCATCGGAGTCCTCAAGAACCTGCTCACGCTCAACGACGTGCCCAACGAGGTCCAGGTCATCGTGACGGGACTGCTGCTGGTCGCCTCCGTACTCACTCCGCGGGTGATCGCCACCGTCGTCGAACGCCGGCACCGGCGCGCGGCCGACGCCACCGATGCCACGTCCTGA
- a CDS encoding ABC transporter permease produces MTTLLDKPPTGTEEGRSARSLVDAVFRAREISIAGALALLILFTWISNPRFLDDQGVKDLLLNASILVLLAVGQSVVVVTRNIDLSVGSVVGLSAFACGKFVAGTDHGVLTVMLLGIALGVACGLVSGALVSFGRVPALVVTLGMLYIIQGLDYWWAQGEQISANDVPDAILSLGSGGILGIPWLPLIALALLAATAYFLRSYRSGRELYAIGSNPEAARLAGVPIRRRILGAYAFSGAVAGFAGALWLARFGTVVADNAHGWELTVVSAVVVGGVAITGGTGTVWGAALGALLLTTIGSALIVLKVDAFWQGAITGALLLAAISVDRIVSLRMTAALRKRSARHGNGA; encoded by the coding sequence ATGACCACACTTCTCGACAAACCACCCACGGGCACCGAAGAGGGCCGCTCGGCCCGCTCGCTCGTGGACGCCGTCTTCCGGGCCAGGGAGATCAGCATCGCCGGAGCCCTGGCGCTGCTCATCCTCTTCACCTGGATCTCCAACCCGCGCTTCCTCGACGACCAGGGCGTCAAGGACCTGCTGCTGAACGCCTCGATCCTGGTCCTGCTCGCCGTCGGCCAGTCCGTGGTCGTCGTCACCCGCAACATCGACCTCTCGGTCGGCTCCGTCGTCGGGCTCTCCGCCTTCGCCTGCGGCAAGTTCGTCGCCGGGACCGACCACGGCGTGCTCACCGTCATGCTGCTGGGCATCGCCCTCGGCGTGGCCTGCGGACTGGTCAGCGGCGCGCTGGTCAGCTTCGGCCGGGTGCCCGCGCTCGTGGTCACCCTCGGCATGCTCTACATCATCCAGGGCCTGGACTACTGGTGGGCGCAGGGCGAGCAGATCAGCGCCAACGACGTGCCCGACGCGATCCTGAGCCTCGGCAGCGGCGGGATCCTCGGCATCCCCTGGCTGCCGCTCATCGCCCTGGCCCTGCTCGCCGCCACCGCGTACTTCCTGCGCTCCTACCGCTCGGGACGCGAGCTGTACGCCATCGGCTCCAACCCCGAGGCCGCCCGGCTGGCCGGCGTACCGATCCGCCGCCGGATCCTCGGCGCGTACGCCTTCTCCGGCGCCGTCGCCGGTTTCGCCGGCGCCCTGTGGCTCGCCCGCTTCGGCACGGTCGTCGCGGACAACGCGCACGGCTGGGAACTCACCGTCGTCAGCGCCGTGGTCGTCGGCGGCGTCGCCATCACCGGCGGCACCGGCACGGTCTGGGGCGCGGCCCTCGGCGCGCTGCTGCTCACCACCATCGGCAGCGCGCTGATCGTCCTGAAGGTCGACGCGTTCTGGCAGGGCGCCATCACCGGCGCGCTGCTCCTGGCGGCCATCAGCGTCGACCGGATCGTGTCCCTGCGCATGACAGCAGCACTGAGGAAGAGGAGCGCCCGACATGGGAATGGCGCCTGA